AGCGGTCGCGGTCCATGCCCTCGTAGCGCGAGAACTCCATCGGCTCACCGAAGCGGACCGTGACTTTGCCCGGCCGGGGCACGCCCGAGCCGCCCGGCTGGAGCTTGTCCGTACCGATCATCGCGAACGGCACGACCGGCGCCCCCGTCATCAGCGTCAGCCGCGCGATACCCGTACGGCCCCGGTAGAGGCGGCCGTCGGGGGAGCGGGTGCCCTCCGGGTAGATCGCGAACGCCTTGCCCTCGTCCAGCACCCGGCGCCCGGTCATCAGCGCCGCGACACCGCCTCGGCCGCCGTCCCGGTCCACCGGGATCATGCCGACGCCCGTGAAGAACCACGCCATCAGACGGCCCTTGAGGCCCTTGCCGGTGACGTACTCGTCCTTGCCGATGAAGTACACCGGGCGTTCGCAGCAGATCGGCATGATCATCGAGTCGATGAACGTGAGGTGATTTCCCGCCAGGATGACCGGCCCGGATCCTGGAATGTTCTCGATGCCCTCCACCCGCGGCCGGAACATCAGGCGCAGGATCGGTCCGAGCACTGCCTTGATGAGTGCGTGTCGGGACAACGGTTCCTCCGGTGTAGTGGCCGGGCCGGCCGAGCGACGGATTGAGCGGTCCATGCGGGTGAGGACGATACTCGTGGGTACTCGCTGATCGCACATCGGGTTCACGCAGTGGATACGCAGTGTTGACGTGTGTTTGCGCCACGTTGGCCCGGGTGCCGCCGTCCGGACGGCCTCACTGCCTACGCTCGGGCCCCGCTCGACAGATGCCGGACATCATATGCGAGGAGCCTTCATGACAGAGCGTGCGCACGCCACACCCGGACGACGGACCGTCATGGGCGTGGGGGCAGCGGTACTCGGTACCGCGGCCGTCGGCCTGTCCGGGACGGCGCGGGCCGCCGGGAACACCGCGGAGCGCTCCGGTGGCCACGGCGGCTCCGGACACCGCCTCGACCTGCCGGTGCCGACCGTCATCGGACACCGGGGCACCAGCGGATACCGTCCCGAACACACCCTCGGCTCGTACCAGCTGGCCCTCGACATGGGCGCGCACATCATCGAGCAGGACCTGGTGCCGACCCGGGACGGCCACCTCGTCTGCCGCCACGAGAACGACATCACCGCCACCACCGACGTCTCCGCGCACCCCGAGTTCGCGAGCCGCAGGACCACCAAGACGGTCGACGGCATCCCGCTCACCGGCTGGTTCACCGAGGACTTCACCCTCGCCGAACTGAAGACGCTGCGGGCCAAGGAGCGCATCCCGGGCAACCGCCAGAAGAACACCCTGTACGACGGCCGCTGGGAGATCCCCACCTTCGAGGAGGTCCTCCAGTGGGCCGACCGCGAGGGCCGCAGGCGCGGTAAGCAGGTCTGGCTCTACGTCGAGACCAAGCACCCCACCTACTTCCGCGGCCTCGGCCTCGGCCTGGAGGAGCGCCTCGTCAAGCTGCTGCGCCGCTACGACCGCCACCGCGCCCAGTCGCCGCTGATCCTCCAGTCCTTCGAGCCCAGCAGCATCCAGCGGCTGGCCGGGCTCGTCGCCACCCCGCGCATCGTCCTCCTCTCGGGCACCGGCACCCAGCCCTGGGACTTCACCGCGACCGGCGACCCGCGCACCACCGACGACCTGGTGAAGCCCGCCGGCCTGAAGTGGATGGCGTCCTTCGCCCAGGGCATCGGCCCGACCCTGGACCTGATCATCCCCAAGAACGCCTCCGGCGGGCTCGCCGAGCCCACCACCCTGGTGCGCGACGCGCACGCCCGGGGGCTGATCCTGCACCCCTACACGATGCGCAACGAGAACACCTTCCTGCCCGCCGACTTCCGGCGCGGCAGCGACCCGAACGCGTACGGCGACGCGTTCGGCGCCTTCGCCGCGTACTTCGCGACGGGCATCGACGGGATCTTCTCCGACAACCCGGACACGGCGCTGCTCGCGGCGGCGGACTTCGCGGGCAAGTAGCGGACAGGCCCAGGGCCTGTCGGGCGTTCGGTGCGCCGGTCCGTCAGCACCCGGCCGGGGAGTGCCCCGGTCGGGTGGTGCGCGGCCGGTTCGGCAACCGGCCGGCGGACAACCGCGTCGGGTGGGGGCATGACACTTCTCGATCTTCCCCCGGCGCCGTCCCCGCCGGCCCCTGCGGCTGTCGTCCGGACCCTGTACCCGCTGGTCAGCGCCGAGGCCGGGGCCGAGGCGGCGGCCTCGGCCACCGGCGCCGCCGTCGACCGCGCCGATCTCGAACAGGCCGTCTGGCTGCGCCTGCTGGAACGGCTGCCCGAGCAGGGGCCGCCCGAGGACGCCGCACGCTGGGTCCGGGACACCGTGCGGGGAGAGGCCCGCCGGGCCCGCCGCGCCGCCCGCAACGAACGGCCCTACCGCGACGAGCGCGCCCCCGACCCGGCCGGCTGCCCGGAACGGGCCTTCGCCGGCGCCGACGAACGCCGGGTCCTGCGTGCCGCGGTGGACCGGCTCCCCGCCCGCTGTTCACGGCTGCTGAGAGCGCTGCTCGCCCCGCACGATCCCACCTACCGGGAGATCGCAGGGGAGTTGGCTATGTCACAGGGGAGTTTGGGCCCGATCTGTTCCCGATGCCTTGGATGTCTGCGCAGAATGCTGGCGGCGGAGGTTGTAGCTCCTGAACCGCGGGGAAAGGAGCGGTAGACAACCGGCGGATCAGATGAGCGGGAGGCGTGCGCGGATGGGCATGAGCGTGATCATCTCGGCGGCGGGCACACAGGACGCCGAACAGATCTTGAAACTCCAGTACCTCAGTTTTCAGAGCGAGGCGGAGCTGTACGGGAACTACCGGATCGACCCACTCGTCCAGACCCTCGACTCGCTGCGCGACGAAATCGCCACGGACCTGGTGTTCGTGGCCCGGCTCGGCGAGGAAGTCGTCGGTTCGGTACGGGGTTCGGCGGACCGGGACGGCATCGGACAGATCGGGCGGCTCTGCGTCCACCCCAGGCTCCAGGGGCACGGCCTCGGCGCCCGGCTGCTGCGGGCGGCGGAGTCCGGCCTCGCGGAGCAGCGCGCGGCCACCCGCTTCCAACTGCACACCGGGCACCTCAGCGAGAGCAATCTGCGGCTCTACCGCCGGGCGGGTTACGCCCCCGTGGGCAACGCCACCGGCCAGGACGGCGTCCGGATGATCCTGCTGGAGAAGGAGGCCACGGCCGCCGCGTACGTGACCAGTGCCTGATCCGTCCGGCGCCTGATCCGTCCCGCGTCCGGCCCGTCCGGCGCCTACGCGGTCCGTGCGCGGCGCAGCCAGATCATCCCGGTGACCGGCAGGATCACCGGGATGAGCAGGTAGCCAGCGCCGAAGTCCGACCAGACGGTGGCGTCCGCGAACGCGGACGGCTCGGCCAGCGTCCACGTACCCACGATCAGCACCCCGGCGAGCTCGGCGGCGCAGCACACCAGCGCCGTCCTGCGCGCCCGCTCCCCGCCGCGCACCAGCGAGTACGTGATGAAGCCGTAGACCAGCGCGGCGACGGCCGACAGCACGTAGGCCAGCGGCGCCCTGCCGAAGTCCAGGATCATCTGGACGATCGCACGGGATGCCGCCGCCACGGTGAACACGCCGTAGAACCAGACCAGTACCCGGCCCGGACCGGTGCCCAGGTCGAAGGGCTTCTTCTCGCCGGTGTCCGCCGCGCGGCTGCTGTCGGTGTCGGTCACGGTCAGTTTCCCCAGATGTCGTAGAGCCGTACTTCGAGGACGGCCAGTACG
This window of the Streptomyces sp. 840.1 genome carries:
- a CDS encoding glycerophosphodiester phosphodiesterase; protein product: MTERAHATPGRRTVMGVGAAVLGTAAVGLSGTARAAGNTAERSGGHGGSGHRLDLPVPTVIGHRGTSGYRPEHTLGSYQLALDMGAHIIEQDLVPTRDGHLVCRHENDITATTDVSAHPEFASRRTTKTVDGIPLTGWFTEDFTLAELKTLRAKERIPGNRQKNTLYDGRWEIPTFEEVLQWADREGRRRGKQVWLYVETKHPTYFRGLGLGLEERLVKLLRRYDRHRAQSPLILQSFEPSSIQRLAGLVATPRIVLLSGTGTQPWDFTATGDPRTTDDLVKPAGLKWMASFAQGIGPTLDLIIPKNASGGLAEPTTLVRDAHARGLILHPYTMRNENTFLPADFRRGSDPNAYGDAFGAFAAYFATGIDGIFSDNPDTALLAAADFAGK
- a CDS encoding sigma-70 family RNA polymerase sigma factor, encoding MTLLDLPPAPSPPAPAAVVRTLYPLVSAEAGAEAAASATGAAVDRADLEQAVWLRLLERLPEQGPPEDAARWVRDTVRGEARRARRAARNERPYRDERAPDPAGCPERAFAGADERRVLRAAVDRLPARCSRLLRALLAPHDPTYREIAGELAMSQGSLGPICSRCLGCLRRMLAAEVVAPEPRGKER
- a CDS encoding GNAT family N-acetyltransferase, encoding MGMSVIISAAGTQDAEQILKLQYLSFQSEAELYGNYRIDPLVQTLDSLRDEIATDLVFVARLGEEVVGSVRGSADRDGIGQIGRLCVHPRLQGHGLGARLLRAAESGLAEQRAATRFQLHTGHLSESNLRLYRRAGYAPVGNATGQDGVRMILLEKEATAAAYVTSA
- a CDS encoding 1-acyl-sn-glycerol-3-phosphate acyltransferase, with protein sequence MSRHALIKAVLGPILRLMFRPRVEGIENIPGSGPVILAGNHLTFIDSMIMPICCERPVYFIGKDEYVTGKGLKGRLMAWFFTGVGMIPVDRDGGRGGVAALMTGRRVLDEGKAFAIYPEGTRSPDGRLYRGRTGIARLTLMTGAPVVPFAMIGTDKLQPGGSGVPRPGKVTVRFGEPMEFSRYEGMDRDRYVLRAVTDSVMAEVMRLSGQEYVDMYATKAKAA